A genomic window from Myotis daubentonii chromosome 4, mMyoDau2.1, whole genome shotgun sequence includes:
- the CARHSP1 gene encoding calcium-regulated heat-stable protein 1 isoform X1, translating to MSSEPPAPPQPPTHQASVGLLDTQRARNRSPSPLRSNVVPSPLPTRRTRTFSAPQLPQLQNGDRSRVHTVPGRCRPQAQTVRASQGPIYKGVCKCFCRSKGHGFITPADGGPDIFLHISDVEGEYVPVEGDEVTYKMCSIPPKHEKLQAVEVVITHLAPGTKHETWSGHVVSS from the exons ATGTCATCTGAACCTCCTGCGCCGccacagccccccacccaccaggcttCGGTGGGGCTGCTCGACACCCAGCGGGCCCGCAACCGCTCACCATCCCCGCTCCGCAGCAATGTGGtccccagcccactgcccacTCGCCGGACCAGGACCTTCTCCGC ACCTCAACTTCCTCAGCTGCAAAACGGGGACAGGAGCAGGGTGCACACGGTGCCTGGCAGATGCAGACCTCAGGCCCA gaCGGTGAGGGCCTCGCAGGGCCCCATCTACAAAGGAGTGTGCAAATGCTTCTGTCGCTCCAAGGGCCACGGCTTCATCACCCCGGCTGACGGCGGCCCCGACATCTTCCTGCACATCTCCGA CGTGGAAGGGGAGTACGTGCCGGTGGAAGGCGACGAGGTCACCTACAAGATGTGTTCCATCCCGCCCAAGCACGAGAAGCTGCAGGCCGTGGAGGTGGTCATCACCCACCTGGCGCCGGGCACCAAGCACGAGACCTGGTCCGGCCACGTCGTCAGCTCCTAG
- the LITAFD gene encoding lITAF domain-containing protein: protein MRAPGDRHSAAQNSEPDPARIPLLEQRASGVPRWNPPMGECPSVSPPPPHTPPQSYFRGPRVIHTAVFSGVPMLATPMPVSYLCPYCGNYIVTVTTPIPGILTWLLCTGLFMFGCVLGCCLFPFCVDSLMDVSHTCPVCRRELFRYQRL, encoded by the exons ATGAGGGCTCCTGGGGACAGGCACTCGGCCGCTCAGAACTCGGAACCCGATCCTGCTCGGATACCACTGCTGGAACAAAGGGCCTCCGGGGTCCCAAGATGGAACCCTCCCATGGGTGAGTGCCCTTCAGT ATCGCCTCCTCCACCTCATACGCCTCCTCAATCTTACTTCCGAGGCCCCCGAGTTATTCACACAG CTGTGTTCAGCGGTGTGCCTATGCTGGCGACTCCCATGCCCGTAAGCTACCTGTGTCCGTACTGCGGGAACTACATCGTCACGGTGACCACCCCGATCCCGGGGATCCTCACCTGGTTGCTGTGTACAGGCCTCTTCATGTTTGG GTGTGTCCTGGGCTGCTGCCTCTTCCCCTTCTGCGTGGACAGTTTAATGGACGTGAGTCACACGTGTCCCGTGTGCCGGCGGGAACTCTTCCGCTACCAACGCCTGTGA
- the CARHSP1 gene encoding calcium-regulated heat-stable protein 1 isoform X3: protein MHVGRSPRSAMSSEPPAPPQPPTHQASVGLLDTQRARNRSPSPLRSNVVPSPLPTRRTRTFSAPQLPQLQNGDRSRVHTVPGRCRPQAQTVRASQGPIYKGVCKCFCRSKGHGFITPADGGPDIFLHISESCH, encoded by the exons ATGCATGTTGGGAGATCACCGAG gtCAGCCATGTCATCTGAACCTCCTGCGCCGccacagccccccacccaccaggcttCGGTGGGGCTGCTCGACACCCAGCGGGCCCGCAACCGCTCACCATCCCCGCTCCGCAGCAATGTGGtccccagcccactgcccacTCGCCGGACCAGGACCTTCTCCGC ACCTCAACTTCCTCAGCTGCAAAACGGGGACAGGAGCAGGGTGCACACGGTGCCTGGCAGATGCAGACCTCAGGCCCA gaCGGTGAGGGCCTCGCAGGGCCCCATCTACAAAGGAGTGTGCAAATGCTTCTGTCGCTCCAAGGGCCACGGCTTCATCACCCCGGCTGACGGCGGCCCCGACATCTTCCTGCACATCTCCGA
- the CARHSP1 gene encoding calcium-regulated heat-stable protein 1 isoform X2 yields MSSEPPAPPQPPTHQASVGLLDTQRARNRSPSPLRSNVVPSPLPTRRTRTFSATVRASQGPIYKGVCKCFCRSKGHGFITPADGGPDIFLHISDVEGEYVPVEGDEVTYKMCSIPPKHEKLQAVEVVITHLAPGTKHETWSGHVVSS; encoded by the exons ATGTCATCTGAACCTCCTGCGCCGccacagccccccacccaccaggcttCGGTGGGGCTGCTCGACACCCAGCGGGCCCGCAACCGCTCACCATCCCCGCTCCGCAGCAATGTGGtccccagcccactgcccacTCGCCGGACCAGGACCTTCTCCGC gaCGGTGAGGGCCTCGCAGGGCCCCATCTACAAAGGAGTGTGCAAATGCTTCTGTCGCTCCAAGGGCCACGGCTTCATCACCCCGGCTGACGGCGGCCCCGACATCTTCCTGCACATCTCCGA CGTGGAAGGGGAGTACGTGCCGGTGGAAGGCGACGAGGTCACCTACAAGATGTGTTCCATCCCGCCCAAGCACGAGAAGCTGCAGGCCGTGGAGGTGGTCATCACCCACCTGGCGCCGGGCACCAAGCACGAGACCTGGTCCGGCCACGTCGTCAGCTCCTAG